In a single window of the Planctomycetia bacterium genome:
- a CDS encoding EAL domain-containing protein, whose amino-acid sequence MTLPLTTPNRRILVVDDNREIHLDFAKILSPVSTDADALRDAEAALFGESETIQAAEKFEIESAFQGQEAFEMVGQAYRAGNPYAMAFVDICMPPGWDGVETISRIWNEHPELQVVVCTAYAEYSWNDLLRRLDRKENLLILKKPFENIEVRQLARALTEKWHLARQAAMKLQEVEKIVEQRTVELQEVNGRLRKEIGMREQAEDQLRHDSLHDTLTGLPNRALLMDRLNQSVRRSVRDADYRFAVLFLDIDNFKVVNDSLGHAVGDQLLIGVASRLTETVRASDSVVRIGEGFASRLGGDEFVILLDDISNTVDASRVAERIHSVLAVPFQLGDHELVISTSIGIAVSCRSETSAEALLRDADTAMYRAKSNGKARHAVFDEAMHAAAVNRLSLENDLRRAVEAAEFIVHYQPIVCIETSRTAGFEALARWNHPTRGILLPDIFIPIAEETGLIAPLGRQVLEAACEMSRKINQHRPQGQRLRVSVNISKRQLTAAGFLKDVCAVLESTRCPAEGISFEITESVIPDDPSLILDKLTAIRALGIELHMDDFGKGLSSIALLRDLPFNKLKIDQSFVRCLESHKKYAAIIHSVVELAHNMDMKTIAEGIETADQFAQLLTLGCDFGQGFLFSKPVTAEMAESLMKEFTIQPPLVLA is encoded by the coding sequence ATGACATTACCCCTGACGACGCCGAACCGAAGGATCCTGGTCGTCGATGACAATCGGGAAATCCACCTGGATTTCGCCAAGATTCTCTCGCCCGTCTCCACGGACGCCGATGCGCTGCGGGACGCGGAGGCCGCGCTGTTCGGTGAGTCAGAGACGATTCAGGCGGCGGAAAAGTTTGAAATCGAGTCGGCCTTCCAGGGGCAGGAAGCCTTCGAAATGGTGGGACAGGCGTATCGCGCGGGAAATCCGTATGCAATGGCCTTCGTGGACATCTGCATGCCGCCGGGCTGGGATGGTGTCGAGACGATTTCACGCATCTGGAACGAACATCCCGAACTGCAGGTGGTCGTCTGCACCGCCTACGCCGAGTATTCGTGGAACGACCTCCTTCGGCGACTCGATCGCAAGGAAAACCTGCTGATTCTCAAGAAGCCCTTCGAAAACATCGAAGTCCGCCAACTCGCCCGCGCATTGACGGAAAAGTGGCACCTCGCCCGTCAGGCCGCCATGAAGCTTCAGGAAGTCGAGAAGATTGTCGAGCAGCGCACCGTCGAATTACAGGAAGTAAACGGCCGGCTCAGAAAGGAAATCGGCATGCGCGAGCAGGCCGAAGACCAACTGCGGCATGACTCGCTGCACGACACGCTCACCGGCCTTCCCAATCGAGCGCTCCTCATGGATCGGCTCAATCAATCTGTCCGGCGAAGCGTGCGCGACGCCGATTACCGGTTCGCCGTCCTCTTCCTCGACATCGACAACTTCAAAGTCGTCAACGACAGTCTCGGCCATGCGGTCGGAGATCAACTGCTCATCGGCGTCGCCAGTCGGCTCACCGAAACCGTGCGCGCCTCGGACAGTGTCGTCCGCATCGGCGAGGGTTTCGCCTCCCGTCTCGGCGGTGATGAATTCGTCATTCTCCTGGACGATATCTCCAACACCGTCGATGCCTCCCGCGTCGCCGAGCGCATCCATTCCGTGTTGGCCGTCCCCTTTCAATTGGGCGACCATGAATTGGTCATCAGCACCAGCATCGGAATCGCGGTCAGTTGCCGATCGGAAACGTCCGCCGAAGCCCTCCTCCGAGACGCGGACACCGCCATGTATCGCGCCAAGTCCAACGGAAAGGCGCGCCATGCCGTCTTCGATGAGGCCATGCACGCCGCCGCCGTCAACCGGCTCAGTCTTGAAAATGACCTGCGGCGGGCCGTTGAAGCCGCTGAGTTCATCGTCCACTACCAGCCGATCGTCTGTATCGAAACGTCCAGGACCGCCGGTTTCGAGGCCCTGGCCCGATGGAACCATCCCACACGCGGAATTCTGCTGCCGGACATTTTCATTCCGATCGCCGAAGAGACCGGCCTGATTGCGCCCTTAGGGCGTCAGGTGCTCGAAGCGGCATGTGAAATGTCCCGAAAAATCAACCAGCATCGGCCGCAGGGGCAGCGGCTCAGAGTCAGCGTCAACATATCCAAGCGACAGTTAACCGCCGCCGGATTCCTCAAAGACGTGTGCGCCGTGTTGGAGAGTACCCGGTGCCCGGCCGAGGGAATCAGCTTCGAGATTACCGAATCGGTCATTCCCGACGATCCATCCCTGATTCTCGACAAGCTCACCGCCATCCGCGCATTAGGAATCGAACTGCACATGGACGACTTCGGAAAGGGGCTTTCCTCCATCGCCTTGCTTCGCGACCTCCCGTTCAACAAGCTCAAGATCGACCAGTCCTTCGTGAGATGCCTGGAAAGCCACAAGAAATACGCCGCCATCATTCACTCCGTCGTAGAGCTCGCCCACAACATGGACATGAAGACCATCGCCGAGGGAATCGAAACCGCCGACCAATTCGCGCAGCTTCTCACACTGGGCTGCGACTTCGGCCAGGGATTCCTCTTCTCAAAGCCGGTCACTGCCGAAATGGCTGAGTCGCTGATGAAGGAATTCACCATCCAGCCGCCCCTCGTTCTGGCCTAA
- a CDS encoding GHKL domain-containing protein translates to MRDAEINPAVAGRANQLFEQQCIRTYARTDRMFALLMAIQFVSGIICAMVISPRTWYGEKSLLHTHVWAALIIGALLSSAPIAMALLRPATLLTRCVIAASQVLWSALLIHLTGGRIETHFHVFGSLAFLAFYRDWRVFIPATLLVAVDHGVRGWLWPESVYGVAMASPFRLLEHAAWVVFEDIFLIWMCFQSTHEMRQIANERAQLEFTKAGVEDEVRHRTAELAEQATSLRREITERKQAQAEREKLVQEIMDVSRRAGMAEIATGVLHNVGNVLNSVNTSASIISESIRSSNLSKVGRVAALLNEHSKDLPKFLSEDDRGRRVPEYLTMLADTLRDEQELMANELESLGKNLEHIKSVVSTQQVYAGNSCVMEHVCLSEILEDALRLSSASFERHGIAIIRDYQKLPLVDIDRHKLMQILVNLLHNAKHAAGHPSVRVRQVTIRIRVMDERVRIEVIDSGIGIAKENITRIFAHGFTTKKDGHGFGLHSSALAAKEMGGSLTAHSEGPGTGAAFILEVLARPMEVVA, encoded by the coding sequence ATGCGCGACGCAGAAATAAATCCGGCAGTCGCCGGGCGCGCGAATCAGCTCTTCGAGCAGCAGTGCATTCGCACCTACGCCCGAACCGATCGCATGTTTGCACTGCTCATGGCGATACAGTTCGTCAGCGGCATCATCTGCGCCATGGTCATCTCACCGAGAACCTGGTACGGCGAAAAGAGTCTGCTTCATACCCATGTCTGGGCGGCCCTGATCATCGGGGCCCTCCTCTCCAGCGCCCCGATTGCGATGGCACTATTGCGGCCCGCGACATTGCTGACGCGTTGCGTCATCGCCGCAAGCCAGGTCTTGTGGTCCGCCCTCCTGATCCACCTCACCGGCGGCCGCATCGAAACACACTTCCACGTTTTCGGCTCACTGGCCTTTCTGGCGTTTTACCGCGATTGGCGCGTCTTCATTCCGGCAACCCTTCTCGTGGCCGTGGACCACGGCGTTCGCGGATGGTTGTGGCCGGAGTCGGTCTACGGCGTCGCGATGGCCAGTCCCTTCCGGCTGCTGGAGCACGCCGCCTGGGTCGTCTTCGAAGACATCTTCCTGATCTGGATGTGCTTCCAGAGCACGCACGAGATGCGCCAGATCGCCAACGAGCGGGCCCAGTTGGAATTCACCAAGGCGGGAGTCGAGGACGAGGTTCGACATCGCACCGCCGAGTTGGCCGAGCAGGCAACGTCGCTGCGGCGCGAAATCACCGAGCGAAAACAGGCTCAGGCGGAGCGAGAGAAACTCGTCCAGGAGATCATGGATGTCTCACGGCGAGCGGGTATGGCGGAAATCGCAACCGGCGTGCTGCACAACGTCGGAAATGTCCTCAACAGCGTCAACACGTCTGCATCGATCATCTCCGAGAGCATTCGATCGTCAAACCTGTCGAAGGTCGGCCGCGTTGCCGCGCTTCTCAATGAGCACTCGAAAGACCTGCCGAAGTTCCTCTCCGAAGATGACCGAGGCCGTCGCGTTCCCGAGTACCTCACCATGCTCGCCGACACCCTCCGAGACGAGCAGGAACTCATGGCCAACGAACTCGAGTCGCTCGGCAAAAACCTCGAGCACATCAAGAGCGTGGTCTCCACGCAACAGGTCTACGCGGGCAACTCCTGCGTCATGGAGCATGTCTGCCTCTCCGAGATCCTCGAGGACGCGCTCCGCCTCAGCTCCGCCTCATTCGAGCGACACGGCATCGCGATCATCCGCGATTACCAAAAGCTCCCGCTCGTCGACATTGATCGCCACAAACTCATGCAAATACTGGTCAATCTCCTCCACAACGCCAAACACGCCGCCGGCCATCCTTCGGTCAGGGTCAGGCAGGTCACCATTCGAATTCGCGTCATGGATGAACGGGTGCGCATCGAAGTCATCGATTCGGGCATCGGAATCGCGAAAGAGAATATCACGCGCATCTTCGCCCACGGGTTTACCACAAAGAAGGACGGACACGGCTTCGGACTTCACTCCAGCGCGCTGGCGGCAAAGGAAATGGGCGGCTCACTGACCGCTCACAGCGAAGGACCAGGAACGGGAGCGGCCTTCATCCTCGAAGTGCTGGCTCGACCGATGGAGGTCGTGGCATGA
- a CDS encoding ABC transporter permease, giving the protein MRSRAATILFTLFAPITLPAYLIFLGLSNLLGGAFYIVIEATAAKLLCRPITLTAGQMALLALPVLAVLPFVAAGHMLLWLLRTLAAWLIAAGHWQAATRSRAVSFVLGTIWVAVGLWATVTCLNAAVGASWVGQGVTPQARDYFVEHVTKHRFLGEMPEPMQARRRQLITELETYQDRVHPRWEIILQMLRDDESSFQGIRSQTMIRRLTGLPWYFNPAEVAEDGLDHSELMLGPIVFIWMLLIRWPGTFRVLRFRPLCTAWFAARVGLVVWSIYALITWEPIESYYGFWFEPNEMTTLFAVLSPAHWLGFPYIRWVRPEWYLFNAGLWMLLVGVLAAMWWVTWRASPFLGWPRYYVAFLASRLLQRKRIAFFSVGAVTLCVAMMIIVISVMGGFVDSIRTRANGLLGDLVMDGNLSGYPYYAEFIDRIKKLRDDKDQPIVVQATPLIRTYGILQFPAAQVTKAVTIVGIRLNEYVQVNKFGEDLFYNNRYGDTTLGPRPQQTYLRDDKGIPRLTPEQEAAYERYLASLPPEERAEEEKKYQREPGDDYPGPGVFKSSADASGAEDRELPGVILGRSIVFRRQATGDYYRSYKYPRGEMCYLTVLPLTRTGDVSTEPPPKPSFRYVDDSRTGIHEIDSVNVYVDFDTLQTLLSMEPMQRADGTGMAGARCSQIQIKLRPEHGGDRRELMRMRDLINEEWVRFADEMPADAIERRLMANVEAHTWEELQASFIAAIEKEKFLVLIMFGVISIVAIFLILCIFYMIVQEKTRDIGIIKSVGGSAAGVAAVFLAYGGAIGLVGCVLGGLLGTTFVEHINDVQDWLARLNPDWRVWSPETYSFDKIPDVWKWSEVIWISILAVLASIAGATFPAIRAGRTWPVESLRYE; this is encoded by the coding sequence GTGCGATCCCGAGCTGCCACGATTCTGTTCACCCTCTTCGCCCCGATCACGCTACCCGCGTATCTGATCTTCCTCGGCCTGAGCAATCTCCTCGGCGGCGCCTTCTACATCGTCATTGAAGCAACAGCCGCCAAGCTCCTCTGCCGTCCCATCACCCTCACCGCCGGACAGATGGCCCTCCTCGCCCTGCCCGTCCTCGCCGTACTCCCATTCGTCGCCGCCGGGCACATGCTCCTTTGGCTCCTGCGAACCCTCGCCGCCTGGCTCATCGCCGCCGGTCACTGGCAGGCAGCCACGCGCTCTCGGGCGGTCTCATTCGTCCTCGGCACAATCTGGGTCGCCGTTGGTCTGTGGGCCACGGTGACATGCCTCAACGCCGCGGTCGGCGCCTCGTGGGTCGGCCAGGGTGTCACACCGCAGGCGCGGGATTACTTCGTCGAACACGTGACGAAGCATCGGTTCCTCGGCGAGATGCCCGAGCCGATGCAGGCCCGACGCCGCCAACTCATCACCGAGCTCGAAACCTATCAGGATCGCGTACACCCCCGCTGGGAAATCATCTTGCAGATGCTGCGCGACGACGAAAGCTCCTTCCAGGGCATCCGCTCCCAAACGATGATTCGCCGCCTCACCGGCCTCCCCTGGTATTTCAACCCGGCCGAAGTCGCCGAGGACGGGCTCGATCACAGCGAGCTCATGCTCGGCCCGATCGTTTTCATCTGGATGCTGCTCATCCGCTGGCCGGGGACGTTTCGCGTCCTTCGCTTCCGGCCCCTATGCACCGCATGGTTTGCCGCGCGCGTCGGTCTCGTGGTGTGGTCGATTTATGCCCTGATCACCTGGGAGCCGATCGAGTCCTATTACGGCTTCTGGTTCGAACCCAACGAGATGACCACGCTGTTCGCCGTCCTGAGCCCCGCCCATTGGCTCGGCTTCCCCTACATTCGCTGGGTTCGGCCCGAGTGGTATCTCTTCAATGCCGGGTTGTGGATGCTGCTCGTGGGCGTCCTCGCCGCGATGTGGTGGGTCACGTGGCGAGCATCTCCCTTCCTCGGATGGCCGCGCTACTATGTGGCCTTCCTCGCGTCGCGCCTCCTGCAGCGAAAGCGCATCGCCTTCTTCTCCGTCGGCGCCGTCACCCTCTGCGTCGCCATGATGATCATCGTCATCAGCGTCATGGGCGGGTTCGTCGACAGCATCCGCACCCGCGCAAACGGCCTGCTGGGCGATCTCGTCATGGACGGCAATCTCTCCGGCTATCCCTACTACGCGGAGTTCATCGACCGAATCAAAAAGCTGCGCGACGACAAGGATCAGCCCATCGTCGTGCAGGCCACGCCGCTCATTAGAACCTACGGCATCCTCCAGTTCCCCGCGGCGCAGGTGACAAAGGCCGTGACGATCGTCGGCATTCGCCTCAACGAGTACGTCCAGGTCAACAAGTTCGGCGAAGACCTCTTCTATAACAATCGATACGGCGACACCACCCTCGGTCCCCGCCCCCAGCAGACCTACCTCCGCGATGACAAGGGTATTCCGCGACTGACCCCCGAGCAGGAAGCAGCCTACGAGCGATACCTCGCGTCTCTCCCGCCCGAAGAGCGCGCCGAAGAAGAGAAAAAATATCAACGCGAGCCCGGTGACGATTATCCCGGCCCCGGCGTCTTCAAATCCTCCGCCGACGCCTCAGGCGCCGAAGATCGCGAGCTCCCCGGCGTCATCCTCGGCCGCAGCATCGTGTTTCGACGTCAGGCGACCGGCGACTACTATCGATCCTACAAGTATCCCCGCGGCGAGATGTGCTACCTCACCGTCCTACCGCTCACCCGCACCGGCGACGTCAGCACCGAGCCGCCGCCCAAGCCCTCGTTTCGCTACGTCGATGATTCGCGCACCGGCATCCACGAGATCGACTCGGTCAATGTCTACGTCGATTTCGACACCCTTCAAACCCTCCTCTCCATGGAGCCCATGCAGCGCGCCGATGGCACGGGGATGGCCGGCGCAAGGTGCAGCCAGATTCAGATCAAGCTCCGCCCCGAACACGGCGGCGATCGTCGCGAGCTGATGCGCATGCGCGATCTGATCAACGAAGAATGGGTGCGCTTCGCCGACGAGATGCCCGCCGACGCGATCGAGCGCCGTTTGATGGCCAACGTCGAGGCCCACACCTGGGAAGAGCTTCAGGCCAGCTTCATCGCCGCCATCGAGAAGGAGAAGTTCCTCGTCCTCATCATGTTCGGCGTCATTAGCATCGTCGCCATCTTCCTCATCCTCTGCATCTTCTACATGATCGTCCAGGAAAAAACCCGCGACATCGGCATCATCAAGAGCGTCGGCGGAAGTGCCGCGGGCGTGGCAGCCGTCTTCCTCGCCTACGGCGGGGCGATCGGCCTCGTCGGCTGCGTCCTCGGCGGCCTCCTCGGAACCACCTTCGTCGAGCACATCAACGACGTCCAGGATTGGCTCGCCCGACTGAACCCCGACTGGCGAGTCTGGAGTCCCGAAACCTACTCCTTTGACAAGATACCCGACGTCTGGAAGTGGTCCGAGGTCATCTGGATTAGCATCCTCGCAGTGCTCGCATCGATCGCAGGCGCCACCTTCCCGGCCATCCGCGCCGGACGCACCTGGCCCGTCGAATCGCTCCGCTATGAATAA
- the lysS gene encoding lysine--tRNA ligase, translated as MSTQEFDQYYEDRKKKLLQLIEAGHEPYGARFEDVRSNGDIRSFAERLGVEPGQTDETASVRAAGRIMLRRVMGKLAFLTIRDWTGDIQIGISKAKVGDAGWELVGLLDLGDIIGVEGLLGRTKTNEITVWAVSLRVLSKSLRPPPEKFHGLTDVDVRYRERYVDLFSNPEVMQTFKARSRIVEAVRRHLSKQGFLEVETPMLQSIYGGAAARPFTTHHNTLDMDLFLRISPELSLKRLLVGGMERVFEINRNFRNEGISTQHNPEFTMMECYQAYGDLSDMMNIVEGIVVESIEALGGGFRRQFRGQEIDFTPPWPRRTYSDLLREYAGVDLKDAAAVKRKAGELGLLRETTKDGGPAGEVDPAVLANKVFEATVEEHLVAPTFVVEYPAALCPLTRRKKDDPEIALRFEAYVAKMEIGNAYTELNDPAVQRETFSSQLAGEGDETMRVMDDDYIKALEYGMPPAGGLGVGIDRLVMLLTNSPSIRDVILFPLQRPLGKSSDSAEATPSGKE; from the coding sequence ATGAGCACACAGGAATTCGACCAGTACTACGAAGACCGCAAAAAGAAGCTCCTCCAGCTGATCGAGGCCGGCCACGAGCCCTACGGCGCTCGCTTTGAGGATGTCCGCAGCAACGGCGACATCCGCAGCTTCGCGGAGCGCCTCGGCGTCGAGCCCGGCCAGACCGATGAAACCGCCTCCGTCCGCGCCGCCGGGCGGATTATGCTCCGTCGCGTCATGGGCAAGCTCGCCTTCCTAACCATCCGCGACTGGACCGGCGACATCCAGATTGGCATCTCCAAGGCAAAGGTCGGCGACGCCGGCTGGGAACTCGTCGGCCTCCTCGACCTCGGCGACATCATCGGCGTCGAGGGCCTGCTCGGCCGGACCAAGACCAACGAGATCACCGTCTGGGCCGTGTCGCTGCGCGTCCTCTCCAAAAGCCTCCGCCCGCCGCCGGAGAAGTTCCACGGCCTTACCGATGTGGACGTCCGTTACCGCGAGCGATACGTCGATCTCTTCAGCAACCCCGAGGTCATGCAGACCTTCAAGGCCCGCTCGCGCATCGTCGAGGCCGTCCGCCGCCACCTGTCAAAGCAGGGCTTTCTCGAAGTCGAGACCCCGATGCTGCAGTCGATCTACGGCGGCGCCGCCGCGCGCCCCTTCACGACCCACCACAACACCCTCGACATGGACCTGTTCCTGCGCATCAGCCCCGAGTTGTCCCTCAAGCGCCTGCTCGTCGGCGGCATGGAACGCGTCTTCGAAATCAACCGCAATTTCCGCAACGAAGGCATCAGCACCCAGCACAACCCCGAATTCACCATGATGGAGTGCTATCAGGCCTACGGCGATTTGTCAGACATGATGAACATTGTCGAGGGCATCGTCGTAGAGTCGATCGAGGCCCTCGGCGGTGGTTTCCGCCGGCAGTTTCGCGGCCAGGAAATCGACTTCACCCCGCCGTGGCCCAGGCGCACCTACAGCGACCTCCTGCGCGAATACGCCGGTGTCGATCTGAAAGACGCCGCCGCCGTCAAGCGCAAGGCCGGCGAACTTGGGCTATTGCGTGAGACAACAAAAGACGGCGGACCCGCAGGCGAGGTCGATCCTGCCGTCCTGGCGAACAAGGTCTTCGAGGCGACCGTCGAGGAGCATCTCGTCGCCCCGACCTTCGTGGTCGAATACCCGGCGGCCCTCTGCCCGCTCACGCGCCGCAAGAAGGACGATCCCGAAATCGCCCTGCGCTTCGAGGCCTACGTCGCGAAGATGGAGATCGGCAACGCCTACACCGAATTGAACGACCCGGCCGTGCAGCGAGAGACGTTCAGCTCCCAGCTCGCAGGCGAAGGCGACGAAACGATGCGAGTCATGGACGACGACTACATCAAAGCCCTGGAATACGGCATGCCCCCGGCCGGCGGCCTCGGCGTCGGCATCGACCGCCTGGTCATGCTCCTCACCAACTCGCCAAGCATTCGAGACGTGATTCTGTTCCCGCTCCAGCGACCCCTGGGCAAGTCATCCGACAGCGCGGAGGCCACCCCCTCCGGCAAGGAATAG
- a CDS encoding thrombospondin type 3 repeat-containing protein — protein MEWQAFEPGFDGVVYSLIVHNGELYAGGDFTSAGGLTVIGVARWDGSAWREVGVGFLNGRVRALAVFNGDLIAAGYFTNFPFVSLNGIGRWDGTNWHGLGLGLRGQSATYAHALTVQDDNLIVGGSFSQAGSVSANNIARWDGATWHNLGTGVNSTVNALTIHKNEIIAAGTFTQAGGMAANRIAKWSGVEWQSLGSGFDQSALALSSHGNRLYAGGPFTTAGGVAASAIAEWDGSSWIPLGEGLSGDTSQAVCALYSRDDQLWAGGYFINAGGMESRSIARWSDDQWHATSSSFNGSVLDVLYHENSIIVAGTFTRIGGIEVGGVARWDGANWQPMGSPQYDAVNDLRLFNNEFYLAGDRLNQNGYPLGSVSVWDGTNWQSVGGQFDGTVSALDEFGGALVAAGRFLSVDGTPASRVAYWTGSAWQQLGNGLDGWINSLGHYGGKLVAGGGIPHPTDPFCSLLAEWNGQVWRKFSQQQWLGGEVNSIQTVGDSLFAIGPFKLAAHVEVNGIARWNGSSWSDLDGGCPFGVISDLTAYNEQLIVSGQFDYIGNEFANNVAGWNGTSWFPLGEGVNGPTISVNQAGHQLIASGNFSMAGSHPSYRLASWGPVNCDCNNNGINDFDEPGFGDCNVNGSPDVCDLDCDLNGVPDDCELGDDCNDSGVPDSCELEGNDCNSNAIPDDCELGPNDCDSNGVPDECDIAMTDCNQNGLVDRCELAGNDCNANQVPDDCESDVDLDGVIDACDNCPMKANPDQADLESDGFGDACDNCRLFPNPGQENRDGDSAGDVCDPCPDDPLKVDPGLCGCDVRDDANADGDFYADCIDNCPFIPNDDQEDCDFDFVGDICERDCNFNSIPDDCESVTIDCDCNSNGVNDDIELAGHDCDGNSMLDECQICGDFDVDQDVDGADFSTFLLAYAAQSTDINYLPCADYDTDGAITLVDYQSWLACYRAWVGSSIAAPPIPADIGDMNADGFINGLDVQPFVDTVLWPSGAGLRNRIIADMDGSGTVTPGDIPLFVEVMLSPAE, from the coding sequence GTGGAATGGCAGGCTTTTGAGCCCGGCTTCGACGGCGTCGTTTACTCGCTCATCGTGCATAACGGCGAGCTTTATGCAGGGGGCGATTTTACGTCGGCCGGCGGCCTCACAGTGATCGGAGTCGCGAGGTGGGACGGTTCGGCTTGGCGCGAAGTCGGTGTTGGCTTCCTGAACGGCAGGGTACGTGCCCTGGCAGTTTTCAACGGCGACCTGATTGCCGCCGGTTATTTCACGAATTTTCCTTTTGTGTCTCTAAATGGAATCGGGCGATGGGATGGAACCAATTGGCACGGACTTGGATTGGGGTTGCGTGGGCAGTCCGCAACCTACGCGCACGCACTTACGGTTCAAGACGACAATCTCATCGTCGGGGGTAGTTTTTCGCAGGCAGGATCAGTCTCAGCGAACAACATCGCCCGTTGGGACGGGGCGACGTGGCATAATCTGGGAACCGGCGTTAATTCGACGGTCAATGCGCTAACGATCCATAAGAACGAGATCATTGCGGCGGGGACGTTTACCCAGGCCGGTGGAATGGCAGCCAACCGGATCGCAAAATGGAGTGGAGTCGAGTGGCAGTCGCTGGGCAGCGGATTCGATCAATCTGCACTTGCTCTAAGTTCCCATGGAAATCGATTGTATGCCGGAGGCCCATTCACGACTGCCGGCGGTGTGGCAGCTTCAGCGATTGCTGAGTGGGATGGATCATCATGGATTCCACTGGGTGAAGGACTAAGCGGTGACACGTCACAAGCCGTTTGCGCTTTGTATTCCAGGGATGACCAGCTTTGGGCCGGTGGATATTTCATCAATGCCGGCGGAATGGAGTCCAGAAGCATTGCACGATGGAGCGACGACCAATGGCACGCTACATCGTCGAGCTTCAATGGAAGCGTACTCGACGTGCTCTATCATGAGAATTCAATCATTGTTGCCGGCACGTTCACTCGCATCGGAGGCATCGAAGTCGGGGGCGTGGCAAGGTGGGATGGTGCAAATTGGCAGCCCATGGGATCACCTCAATACGACGCCGTCAACGATTTGAGGCTCTTTAATAATGAGTTTTATCTGGCAGGAGATCGACTCAATCAAAACGGTTATCCGCTGGGATCCGTCTCAGTCTGGGACGGAACCAACTGGCAGAGCGTCGGCGGCCAGTTTGACGGAACCGTGTCGGCTCTGGATGAATTCGGTGGAGCACTTGTCGCCGCGGGACGTTTTTTGTCAGTAGACGGGACGCCCGCATCAAGAGTTGCGTACTGGACCGGATCGGCCTGGCAACAACTGGGCAATGGACTGGACGGCTGGATCAACTCGCTTGGGCACTATGGGGGTAAGCTCGTCGCAGGTGGAGGCATTCCGCATCCGACCGATCCATTTTGTTCCCTTCTTGCTGAGTGGAACGGACAAGTTTGGAGAAAGTTTTCCCAGCAGCAATGGCTGGGTGGTGAGGTCAATTCGATTCAGACCGTAGGCGATTCTCTTTTTGCGATCGGGCCATTCAAACTAGCGGCCCACGTTGAGGTAAATGGAATTGCTCGGTGGAATGGCTCAAGTTGGAGCGATTTGGATGGAGGCTGCCCATTCGGAGTGATTTCTGACTTGACGGCATACAACGAGCAATTGATTGTTTCGGGACAATTCGATTACATCGGGAACGAATTTGCCAACAATGTCGCGGGGTGGAACGGAACATCATGGTTTCCGTTAGGGGAAGGCGTCAACGGCCCCACGATATCGGTCAATCAGGCGGGCCATCAATTAATTGCATCCGGCAACTTTTCAATGGCGGGGAGCCATCCCTCCTATCGGCTAGCCTCCTGGGGCCCGGTCAACTGCGATTGCAATAACAACGGGATCAACGATTTTGATGAGCCCGGATTCGGCGACTGCAATGTCAACGGGTCACCGGATGTCTGCGACCTGGATTGTGATCTGAACGGAGTCCCCGATGACTGCGAACTCGGCGACGATTGCAATGATTCGGGCGTTCCCGACAGTTGTGAACTTGAGGGAAATGACTGTAACTCCAACGCGATACCCGATGACTGCGAATTGGGGCCGAACGACTGCGATTCGAACGGCGTGCCTGATGAATGCGACATCGCAATGACTGATTGCAACCAGAATGGATTGGTCGATCGGTGCGAATTGGCGGGTAACGATTGCAATGCGAATCAAGTACCCGACGACTGTGAATCGGACGTCGATTTGGATGGTGTTATTGATGCTTGCGACAACTGTCCCATGAAGGCAAATCCTGATCAGGCCGATTTGGAGAGCGACGGATTCGGCGATGCGTGCGACAACTGCCGCCTATTCCCAAATCCAGGCCAGGAGAACAGGGACGGTGACTCCGCAGGTGATGTGTGCGATCCCTGTCCCGATGACCCATTGAAGGTGGATCCCGGTCTCTGCGGATGCGATGTCCGCGACGACGCGAATGCCGACGGGGATTTCTACGCAGATTGCATCGATAACTGCCCGTTCATACCCAATGACGATCAGGAGGATTGCGACTTTGACTTCGTCGGCGATATTTGCGAGCGGGATTGCAACTTCAACTCGATCCCCGACGACTGCGAATCCGTCACGATCGACTGCGACTGCAACTCGAACGGAGTCAACGACGACATCGAACTTGCGGGCCACGACTGCGACGGCAACAGCATGCTGGACGAATGCCAGATTTGTGGCGACTTTGACGTCGACCAGGATGTCGATGGCGCCGACTTCTCGACGTTTCTGCTGGCATATGCCGCCCAATCGACGGACATTAACTATTTACCATGCGCCGACTACGACACCGACGGTGCGATCACGCTGGTCGATTATCAAAGCTGGCTTGCCTGCTACCGCGCGTGGGTCGGCAGCAGCATCGCCGCTCCGCCCATCCCGGCGGACATCGGCGACATGAACGCCGACGGATTTATCAATGGACTTGACGTTCAGCCCTTCGTTGACACCGTTCTGTGGCCGTCAGGCGCGGGCCTGCGAAACCGGATCATCGCCGACATGGATGGCAGCGGAACGGTCACACCGGGCGATATCCCGCTTTTCGTCGAAGTGATGCTGAGCCCAGCGGAGTGA